The following nucleotide sequence is from Campylobacter anatolicus.
GCTTAAAAAAAAGTTGCTATATCACGCTGTGATCGATGATGTAGATATTAGCTATATACGTCTTCCTAGGAGTGATTATATATTGTCATTTATATTTGATAAATTTGTAAAAAAAGAGTACATAAACGATAGTGGAACATATATATTTAAAGAGGCAAACTCAGATACACACTACGAGCTTTCGGTAAAAGATGGCGAGATAAAAAGGCTTGTTTTAAGGATATTTAAAGATGAAGAGATAAAGACAGAGATAGAGTATTGGTGATGAATGCAACAAAGATAACACTGCTAAAAACATTAGAACAAAATGGACTTATATCGCCACAAATGGCACTTGAACTTGAAAATTTACAAAGTACAAAATTAATTGAGTTTTTATCTAAAAAAGGTGTAAGTGAGAATGAGATTATATCAAATTTAGCTGAGCTTTACAAACAAGGACACGTCGATATAAACGATATAGCAAATGACTTATGCATAGATATAAAGAGTTTTTTAAAGCAGGTTTGTGAGAAATTTAAACTAGATTTTATAGATCTTGATGATATAGATATAGATTACAGAATTTGTGAGAGCTTAAGTGTCAATCAGCTACGAAACTACGGTGCATTACCTATAAAAGACGATGATATAAACGTATATGTCGCATTTAAAAATCCTTTTGATTTCATCGCACAAGATAAAATTCAAAATCTCTTTAGCCAAAAACTACTAAAAGTCATCTGTGCTAACCCAAACCAAATCGAAAAATACACAACAAAACTAGCTATAAATGAAAATATCAAAGATATAATCACCGATATACGCAAGGAGCTTTCAAGTTCAGCAAACTCCTCAAATACCCAAAACTCAGGGATATTAAATTTAATAGATGTTATCTTAAAAACTGCAATCCAAAGCCATGCTAGTGATATACATATCGAACCAACACCAACAAACTGCATTATAAGAAGCCGAATAGATGGAATGTTAAGCGAAACATTTATATTTGATAAAGACATATATCCGCCATTGCTTAGTCGCATAAAACTGCTTTGCAATATGGATATCACTGAGCGAAGAAAACCTCAAGATGGAAGGTTTTCTACTCAAATTTTAGATAAAGAGTATGATTTTCGTATTTCAACACTGCCGATATTAAACGGCGAAAGCGTCGTTATACGCATCCTTGATAAATCAAAAGTTATTATAAATTTAGAAAATTTGGGTATGAACGAGAAAAATTTCATAAAATTTAAAAAAGCGATGTCAGAGCCTTATGGCATCATACTAGTTACTGGACCAACTGGAAGCGGTAAGACGACAACGCTTTATGGTGCATTAAATGATATAAAAAATGTCAAAACAAAGATAATCACCATAGAAGATCCTATCGAATATCAGCTAAATATGATCCAGCAAGTCGCAGTAAATGAAAAAACAGGACTAAGCTTTGTCTCTGCCCTACGCTCGATCCTACGTCAGGATCCAGATATTATAATGATCGGCGAGATACGCGATCAAGAGACACTTCGTATCGCAATCCAGTCAGCACTTACTGGACACTTAGTCTTCTCTACACTTCACACAAATGATGCTATAAGTGCTCTACCTAGGATGATAGATATGGGCATTGAGCCATATTTAGTTAGTGGGGCACTCATATGTATCCAAGCACAACGTCTAATACGTAAACTTTGTCCACATTGTAAACAAAAGATCACATTACCACACGATACATTTAAAAGGCTTGAAGGATATCTACCACAAAACTATCAGTTTTACGCTCACGTTGGCTGTCCTAGATGTGCTCAAACTGGCTATATAGGACGAGAAATGATAAGCGAAGTGCTTCCTGTTACCGATAAACTACAAAGCTTAATTGCAAATAATGCAAACAAAGACGAACTAAAAAGAGCGGCTTACGAAGAGGGTTTTGTAGATATATTTAGCGATGGGATATTGTGTGCAGCACGTGGTATAACGACGATCGAAGAAGTCTACAGGGTTGCTAAGATATGAAAATTTTTAATCTCGAGTGTGAAAATGATGGTAAACATCATAAGATTACGCTAAAAACTGATAATAAATTTGACACAAAAAGCTTAGCAACTATAAACAATCGTGGAACTATCACAAAAATCGCTACAAGCAAACCCATAGCAATAGCTCAAAATAGCAAAATTTTACAAAATTTTTTATCGCCAAAGATAAAGCTACCATCTTTGATAGCAACTATCAGGCAACTAAGCGTGATGAGTAATGCTGGTATATCTATACACGATAGCATAAAAGAGGTCGTAAATTCAAGTGATGATAAACAACTAAAACAGACTTTCAAGCATATAAACGATGAACTAAATCAAGGTTTGAGTCTAAGTAGTGCTGTTTTGAGCTATAGGCAAGAGCTAGGCGATATCTGCATATCTATGGTGCGACTTGGCGAAAGTACTGGAAATATCGCAAATGCCTTTGAAAAACTAGCAAATATCCTTGATGAGTTATGGCAAAATCAACAAAAATTTAAAAAAGCCATTCGATATCCGATACTTGTTATAACTACGATTATAGTTGCTTTTATTATTATGATGATAGCTGTTGTGCCTAAATTTAGAGAGATTTTTGAGCAATTAAACGCAGAGCTACCTCTACCGACGCAAATTTTACTTTTTACGCAAAGTTTTATTAGTGACTATGGTGCATTTATTTTAATTATACTTGTAGTAAGTGGTGCTTTTATAAGAAATTTATATCTTAAAGATGAGCTTTTTCACGCTAAAATTGACACATTTTTACTGAAGGTTTATCTCATAGGCAAAATTATATTTTACTCAAATATGAGCCGTTTTCATCTGATATTTACAGAGCTTGTTCGTGCTGGATTACCAATAACAAATGCCCTTGATACAGCTATTATGACACTTTCAAATGCCAAGCTTAAAACTAAGCTAAACAGTGTAAAAATTTTAATCCGTCGTGGTATCAGCCTAACAGATGCTTTTAAACAAACTAAACTTTACGAAGGTATGCTTATACAGATGATAGGAGCTGGTGAACAAAGTGGTAGTTTAGATAGTATGCTTGAGAAAATAAGTGAGTATTATAAGGTCAAATTCAACGAAATAGTTGATAACATATCAAGCTATATCGAGCCGATACTGCTTATTTTTATAACCATTATGGTACTTATACTTTCACTTGGGATATTTATGCCGATGTGGGATATGGCACAAGCCGTAAAGAGCTAAATTTATGATATAATCCACTATATAAAGTATAATCCCAATATAAATTTAAGAAAGGAGCTCAATGATGCAAAGCAAAGAGCAAAAAGTAGATGCTAATGCATTTTTAGTCTCAAAAACCGATACAACTGGCAAGATAACCTATTGTAACGAACCATTTTTAAAAATAGTCGGTGCCAGACAGAGTGAATTGCTCGGGAAACCACACAATATCGTGCGTCATCCAGATATGCCACGCGTAATCTTTAAGTTTTTATGGGAGTATATCAAAAACAAAAGAGAAATTTTTGCATATGTTAAAAACAGAAGCTTTGATGGCTCTTTTTACTGGGTGTTTGCAAATATTACCGCTTCGCTTGACAATAACGGTAAGATCGTTGGCTACTACTCCGTAAGACGCAAACCAAACGAAAAAGCTCTACAGATAATAGAACCACTTTACAAACAGCTAAAATCAGCAGAACAAAATGGTGGCATAGAAGCCTCTCAAATGGAACTAGAAAAATTTTTAGCACAAAAGCAAACCACATACGATGAGTTTGTTAATAAACTACAAAGGCTTATATAATGTTTGGAAGAAAATCATCACATAATAACGAAGAGATATTAAAAGTAATACAATCTGCAAGAAATGGCATACTTGAGCCTCGTATAGTAAATATAGATGAAAAAAATCCGATGCATGAAATAGCACTTGGTATAAATGATTTATTAGATCAAATCGAGGCTCTTCAACGTGAAATTTCAACTTGCGTTAGTTCCGCACAAAATGGCATAACATATAGAAATATATTTTCCGAAGGTTTTCGTGGTGCATTTAATATAAATGCAGTTTCAATGAGCGAGGGAGTAGATGGCATAAAGGCGGCACAAACTAGCAAAGCACGCGGGATACTGTCTGAAAAATTTGATAAACTTGGCAATGGAAATAGTGGCATAAACGATGTCCAACGCGATCTAAATGAAAGTATAGAAAATCTAGGCAAAATGGCTGGAATAGCGAAGCAAACTGCTCAAACTGCTAATAAAACTATGGAAAATATGAATGAGCTAAGCTCAAATATGAACTCACTTGAAGAACTTATTAGTAACTCAACAAGTGCGATACATACGCTAAATAGCAGAACAGACGATATATCATCTGTTGTAAATCTCATAAAAGATATAGCCGAACAGACAAATTTATTAGCTTTAAATGCAGCCATAGAAGCAGCTCGTGCCGGTGAGCATGGAAGGGGATTTGCAGTCGTTGCAGACGAGGTGCGAAAACTAGCTGAAAATACACAAAAAGCTACAAATGAAATAAGCATAAGCATACAAACACTCCAACAAGAGACGAAAGAGATCAGCTCTAATGCAGAAGAGATCGACAAGATCGCAAAAGCAGCAAATGTCAATGTGCAAGAGTTTAAACAAACTTTAGATAAATTTAACCAAGACGCACAGACGACAGCAAGAACATCAAAATATGTTGAAAATAAAACTTTCGGCATAATCGCCAAAATATCACAAATCATCTACAAAACAAAAGCCTATTCCGATGTGATAAATGAAAAGGGCTACACGGATGACTTGAAAAATATAGCAGATGAGCTTTGCAAATGGTATGAAAACGAATGCAAAGAAAAATTTGACAAAACTAGCTCATATACGCACATGAAACCACTTATAGATGAGCTAAATTCGCTTATAAAAGAGAATATACTGCAAGCAGAAAATGGCTATAATAGCGAAAATTTACAAGAGTTTGTAATTAAATTTGAACGCATAGAAAATATTAGTAATGATATTTTCAAGCTTTATGACACGATTATACAAGAGAATAAAAGCTAAATAGCTCATTTGGCGATTGATTTTTTAATATCTTTCGCCAAAATTTAAATTTATAAATTAAAAATAATTTTTGTCAACTAAATCAAGCCAAGAGCTTTTTAGCAATTTCACTTATGCGTTTTGCGTCAGCACTCACTCCGATAGTCTCTTTAGCACTTTTCATAACCACTCCAAGATCTTTTATGCTACTTGCACCTATTGAGGCAATAATGGCTAAAATTTTAGCATTTAGCTCATCATCGTTTAGCTGTTTTGGTAGATACTTGCTGATTATATCTATCTCCTTTTGCTCCTTATTAGCCAAGTCTTTACGATCGCCTTTTAGATATAGCTCAACCGAATCTTGACGCTTTTTGATCTCTTTTTGCAAAAGTGGTAACACAACCTCATCGCTCATCTGTATACGCTGATCTACTTCGACCTGCTTAAGTGCCGCATTTACTGTGCGTAGCGTATCACGCACAAACTCATCTTTAGCTTTCATAGCTTCTTTAATATCAGATAAAATTTGCTCTCTTATACTCATATATATCCTTTCAAATTTTTAAAAATACTACCAAATTTTTGCTTTTTTAGCCTTTAAATTTCGCTGAATACAGATACTCAACACCAACACCTTCACGCAATCCATCATCTATAACGATGAGCTTTGCCGTCTCATCTTTTAAAATTTGCTCAAACAATATCATACCGGCGATTAGTGGCATACGACGATTTGTACCGACAGCGATATCAGCACTCACGTCATCAAGTCTAAAAATCCACTCACAAAGCTCGATAAAGTCGTAAAATTTTAACTCGCTACCGTTTATTTGGTTAGCTTCATACTCCGCATAGTTCATACCCATCTTAATCGCCACCATCGTAGTAGGCACACTAGAAGTTAAAATGATCGTATCTTTTTTAAGTCTCTTTATAAATTTAGTCGCGTCTAAAGTGACTGCTTGAGCGTTTGTTCTTAAATTTTTAATAGTCTGAGTTTTACTATCAGCTTTAAAATTTTCATAAAACGTTATGATACCAAAGTCAAAACTTCTAAACTCACACCCGTCGCTTATCTCACTGCTAGCTCCGCCTATATCGATGCAAACGATATTTTCTTGCGTTAATCCTAATCTTTTTATGGCATTTTTCACACCTAAAAATGTAAGTCTTGCTTCACGCTCACCATCAATAAGTTGAAATTTTATACCAAATTTTTGCCAAATTTCATCAAATATCTCCTGTGAGTTTTGTGCCACTCTAAACGCAGCAGTCGCTACAGCCACACAAGGTAAATTTTTAAAGTCAAACTCATCTTTTGCCATATCTAATGCTGCCATTATATTTGCTACAGCCTCCTTTCCTATCTCGCCACTTTGTTTTAAACCACGAGCTGACCCAACGATACGTTCAAAAGAGTGCATTACTTCACAGCTTCCATCGCTACGCATATGCATAAGTGCTATACGCAAGGTGTTTGAACCAAGATCTATCGATATAACCATATTCATCTCTTCCTTATATTTTTAAAACTAAAATAATATATTACAAAAATAAAAATTAAATAAAGTGCAAAATTTTAAAAACTTTAATGAATTTAAAGCTATAATATAACATTTTTCAAAAAGGAGCTTTCTTGTTTTCAAGAGACAATCTACTCGCACTCTCCGTTTTTACGATATGCACGATAGGATTCTTCGTTTGGGGCTACCAATATATACCAACAAATAACTTTATACTATTTATGATAGCAGGAATTTTTGGTATATTTATGGCATTTAATATCGGTGGAAACGATGTTGCAAATAGTTTTGGAACAAGCGTCGGTTCTAAGACCTTGACGATAAAACAAGCCCTTATAATAGCGGCTATATTTGAGCTCAGCGGTGCGATATTTGCTGGTGCAGAGGTAACAAATACCATAAGAAATGATATCATAAAATTCCCAAATAATCTTAATCCTATGCTATTTGTCATCATAATGATCTCAGCACTTCTTAGCTCAGGTCTATGGCTATTTTACGCAACAAAAAGGGGATTGCCAGTATCTACTACACACTCAATCGTCGGCGGTATCGTAGGAGCTGGCGTTATAATGGGCTATACAGTCTACGAGGGCTCAAGTCCGCTTGATATGGTTTCGTGGAGCAAGATAAGCAGCATAGCTATAAGCTGGGTCGCATCGCCAATTCTTGGCGGTATAGCTTCGTTTTTCATCTATAAATATATAAAAAGTCGTATCATAGAGCCAACTAAGACCCTTAAAATTTCATTAAAAGCACTTAAAAATGAACGTAAAATTTATAAAGAGAATTTTATAAAATCACTATCAAACAAATCGCAAGATGAACAGATAGCAACACTTTCGCGTATCGCGTTAATCGACGAAGATGATATAGAAAATACCGATTATAGTGAATATCGCTCACACATAAGAGCTATGAAAGAACGAGAAAAACAAGTCGATACTTTTAGTGCGATGAAGCGACATATACCATTTGTAGCCGGATTTGCAGCGATGATTATCTCAAGTATGATGTTATTTAAGGGACTAAAACATCTAAATTTTAATTTTAGCACCATTCAGACGCTTTGGATTGTATTTGTCATCGGTGCTTTAGCATATTTAGCAAGCCTAGCTATAATAAATGTGATGAATAAAAATGATAGTGAAAAGAGCATAAATCGTCTTTTTTCTTGGTTTCAAATTTTTACCGCATCAGCTTTTGCATTTTCACACGGAGCAAACGATATTGCAAATGCAGTAGGTCCATTCGCTGCCGTGCTTGATGTATTAAAAACTGGCTATATAAACGAAAGCTCACCAATACCATCAATAGCAATGGTAACATTTGGTATAGCTTTGGTCGTTGGATTGTGGTTCTTAGGTAAAGAGGTTATAACAACTATTGGATCAAAACTGGCTGAAATTTTACCTACAACTGGTTTTAGTGCAGAACTTGCCTCTAGTATCGTTATACTCTTTGCGACAAAACTAGGCATACCTGTTAGCTCGACGCATATCCTTATAGGTGCTGTGCTAGGTATTGGGGTGGCAAATAAAAATGCTAATTGGAATATGGTAAAGCCAATCATCTTGGCATGGATTATCACACTACCAACAGCAGCTATCTCATCAGCGGTTATTTATATGATACTTAAAACATTTTTAGGGCTTTAAATATTTTACTCCTAGCATATATTAATTTATAATATTTGCAAATACTGGCGTTAGCAATATGGCTAAAATGTATAAGTTACAACAAATATTTTATGATTATGTATTAATAAGCTTAAAATCTTGCAAGGTAAGAATAGATCAATAAATAAAGCAAGAGCGAACTTTCGCTTTGCAAATCTTTAAATATACAATTTTAAATAACTCCACATATTTCACTATCTCTTTATGATTTTGTATCAAAAGTGTGCCAAACATTAGACATTTTAATAAATATGGAAAATATCATACTCATTAAAAAGTCTGTATTTTAGGGATAAAGACACTCTAATAGTTTTATTTATATTTTAGTTGAGAATTTTATAAATTTTAAAGATAATTTTAAGCTATTTTACTAGCATTGACCTTATATAGTTAAGCTCATCTAATGCCGTTTTAAAGTCATCTGAACAAATTCTCACATCAACACGACTTGGCTTTTTGTAGACCTTATCATAATACTTTATAAGTAAAATTTCACACACTTTTGCTATGTCGCCACGCTCAAAAGCTGCATTCGCATCATCTTTAGCGTCTCGCGAAATAAATGGCGAAATTTTATTCATACATTCATAAAAAAATTTATCATCTATATTAGCATAATCACTCATTATACACTCAATACGTCTATGCAAACTAGCCGTGATCTCGACATTTACTCCACTTCTCATAGCTTCATATATGCTTGTAGGTAAAGTAAGCGAACCTATCTTTCGACTCTCGCCCTCTATAAAACAAACTTCATCTTTTAAATTTAAAAGCCTCTCAAAAAGCCCATCTTCAAAGCACTTTTGACTTGGCTGAGCTCCTGCGATTGCACCAAACACTGAACCAAGGTGATTTGCCATTTTTTCTAAATTTATGGATGGATTTAGGGCTTGAATAAGTTTCGTTTTATAGCTTCCAGTATTTCCAAAAAGTGTTATAAATTTTGTGCTACAAGGCTTATTTAAACTAGATAAAACTTGTGTCCGATATGCTTTATATCCGCCACCAAGTCGCTCTACACGGTATCCTATCATACTTAAAACTACGCCTATAGAATTTGATCGCATGCCACCCTTAGCACAGTAGATCCCTAAAAGCGAGCCAACCTTGCAAAGCTTATAAACTTGCTTTATGATATCTTGTAAATTTGCACATATGTAGCTTGCTCCCAGTGCTTTTGCATAGGCTCTATCGTGCTTGTATATTATGCCGATCTCTTGGTACTGTTTGTCGCTTAATGCATACAAATTTATGGCGTCTTTTATATGTGAATACTCAAATTCACGCGGTGACCTTGCGTCTATTATTATTGCATAATTATTACGTCTACCTAGCCACTCATCAACACAAAGATCACGCAAGCTCACCAAATGCCCTTTTTAGCTTCTCAAACAATGGATGAAACGGCACGCCATTTACACGCACATCGGCGATAGTCGTGATAAAATTTGTATCCCTATTCCAACGAGGCACAAGATGATAATGTACGTGCTCAGCTATCCCAGCACCAGCAGCAGCTCCGAGATTCATACCGATATTTACCCCCTCAGCCCTTAGCTCACGCTTTAAAATTTGAACTCCACAACGCACAAAATAACTCATCTCTTGCCAAGTTGTCTCATCTAGATCTTCGATTTTATCTGTATGTTTAAATGGTATCACCATAAAATGCCCAGGCGAATATGGAAATAGATTCATTACACAAAAGCAGTGCTTAGCACGAAAAAGCACACCTGTTTTATCGTCATCTTCTGGGCGATTTATCACATCACAAAATACGCAACCATCGACTTTTTGACTAAAATACTCACTTCTCCAAGGTGCACAAATATGTTGCATTATCTCCCCTCCTTTATTTGTTTGACAGCATCTAAGATATTTTCACATCTCATAAAATGCTCACCTATCAAAAACGCATCAACACCAATTTTATTTAAATTTAAAAGCTGTTCATATTTTTCCAATCCGCTTTCTGCAACTATTATTTTGCCCTGCGGAAGTAGAGGTATGAGCTTCTCACAAAGGCTCATATCCATACTAAAATCATCTAAATTTCGGTGATTAATGCCAATTATATTTGCTCCTGCATAGACCGCCTTTTTTACATCATCTACATCGTGCGTCTCAACAAGCACTTCAAGCCCCAAATTAAAAGCGTATTCTAATAGCTCCTTTAACTCACGCGAACTTAAGGCTTTTGCGATAAGAAGTATAAAGTCAGCACCATAAACAAGTGCTTCTAAAATTTGATACTTATCCACGATAAAATCCTTGCGAAGTAGCGGAGAACCACAATACCTGCGAATTTGAGTGATAAACTCTACATTGCCCTTAAACCAATGCGGCTCAGTCAGAACACTAATAGCGTTTGCACCGCTAGTCTCATACTCTTTTGCGATTACTATTGGCTCAAAATTTTCACGTATCACGCCTCTGCTTGGACTTGCCTTTTTTACTTCAGCTATTATGCGTAGTGGCTCATCGGCAGTACTTTTTAATACACTTATGACATCCCGTGGAACATATGGATTAAAAGCCAACGAGCGTCCCAGCCACTCCATTGGAAAGTCTATTTTGCGTTTTTCTAAGTCCTGTTTTGTTCTCTTTATTATCTCATCAAGTATCATTTTGCTAACCTTTTATCTAAATTTATTATGCAATTTCGTATATCATGCAGATGTTTTTGAGCCTCTTGAGAGCCTGAAAATTCGCTATCTTCCATAGCTTTTAGCATTATACTTTTAGCCTTTTTACACTCTCCAAGTTTAAAATATCCCCAAGCGAGTGAGTCTTGATAGTAAGGAGAGTTTGGCTCTAGCTCTAACGCTTTTTCAACTAGTCCTATGCCCTTTCTCACGTCTATGCCACGATCTATCAGCAAGTAACCATAGTAGTTTAGATATATGGCATTATCAAGCTTAACGACACTTGATTCAAAATTTGCTATTACATTTTGAAGTTGTTTTTCATTGATGTTTTCCCTGTGCATCTCGTATTCATATATTGCCATAAGTGCGAGCAACTCGACATCACGAGTTTGATTATAAAGCTTTGCTGCTAATACATACGCATCACCATAGTTTGACATCGCGACATAAAGTTGCATAAGCATTTTTTCATTATAGTTATGCTTTTTAAGAAATTCTATCGCACCTTTTATATCTTTTTTATAAACAAAAATTTCAACCGCCTTATCAAGATAACTACTATCCAAACTAATCTCATAGAGTTTTTCATATATCTGTATCATATTATCTAGCTCACCGCGAGATAGATATTGATCTAACAATATCCCACAAACTGCTATAGTGCAGCCATTTTCTTGCCTAAAATCTTCAAGATACTTCAATGCCTCATTTTGGTTATCAAGGCGATTTAACAATACATCAGCTATACGCAAAACGCTATCTTCACTTTTGCTTAAAGAATAAGCCTCTTCAAAGTATTTAAGTGCCATTATACTATCATTTTCAAGCATACATATTGTACCTAATATTATGATATTTTGGACGCTTGGTTCACGAGTGACAAGATCTTTAATTATCTGACGTGCTATACTAAAACGCTTATGATTGACAAAATCAGCAACCTTTATACGTATAAAATCACTATCTTCTTTTAACACCTTGCTGCTAATTTTTAAAAGCCTATCAAAGTCTTTATCCTGCGAAACAAATGCAAGTTTTAATGCCTCTTTTAAATATGTGTTATGCTTTGTTTCGTTATAAAGCCCCTCATAAACAACTATCGCACTCCGTGTATCTCCGCTATCTTGAAACATCAGTGCTTGCATTATCTTTAAATCTTCATCTTCATTTGCAAATACAACCTTGATAAAAACAGCAAAAATAATATAAAATTTTATAAAAATCTTACGCCGATACATTCTTTCTCAAGTTCCTTTAAATTTGTTAAAAAATATTCCCAAAATGGAAAACTCACGCACTGCGACGGACGATACTCGTAAATACTGCAGTTTTTATTAATCTCATCAAAAAATACACAAGCAAAACCGCCATTATAGGACTTCTCTTTTATGCTATATTTTGCTCCGACATTTATCAAAAACTCTCGCCTAAACTCATCTATATTTAAATTTAAATGTTGGCTTAAAGTAGCCATCTCTTCCTCGTCTATCCATATATAGCCACTCTCACCAGTGCAACACTTGCCACCACAACTGTCACAAAAACTTGTATCAAATTCATAACAAAACCCTTGCTGCTTTATCACTGCCATAGCTCACTCTTTGTCTGTGCTTTACTAAAAATTCGCTTTGCCTCATCACTAAAATCATCTCCGCACATCATAAAAAGTGGTGGTGCAATCTTACACTTTGAATGAGATGACTTTTTAACGTGAAATATAACCAGATTTGCGTCTTTATTTGCTTTTGAATGGATAAATTTAAT
It contains:
- a CDS encoding YkgJ family cysteine cluster protein, with the translated sequence MAVIKQQGFCYEFDTSFCDSCGGKCCTGESGYIWIDEEEMATLSQHLNLNIDEFRREFLINVGAKYSIKEKSYNGGFACVFFDEINKNCSIYEYRPSQCVSFPFWEYFLTNLKELEKECIGVRFL
- the trpC gene encoding indole-3-glycerol phosphate synthase TrpC, which encodes MILDEIIKRTKQDLEKRKIDFPMEWLGRSLAFNPYVPRDVISVLKSTADEPLRIIAEVKKASPSRGVIRENFEPIVIAKEYETSGANAISVLTEPHWFKGNVEFITQIRRYCGSPLLRKDFIVDKYQILEALVYGADFILLIAKALSSRELKELLEYAFNLGLEVLVETHDVDDVKKAVYAGANIIGINHRNLDDFSMDMSLCEKLIPLLPQGKIIVAESGLEKYEQLLNLNKIGVDAFLIGEHFMRCENILDAVKQIKEGR